A stretch of the Nicotiana tabacum cultivar K326 chromosome 6, ASM71507v2, whole genome shotgun sequence genome encodes the following:
- the LOC142181939 gene encoding uncharacterized protein LOC142181939 — translation MAEYEACILGIRIVVDMNVKELLVIGDFDLLIHQVQGEWFTKNVKILPYMHYMKELCKKFTKINFKHVPGIQNEFADALVTISCMIQHPDKNNIDFIEVEIRDQHDYFFHVGEEPYSKPWYHDIRKFLATREYLENSTNGQKRALMRLANHFFLNGEVLYKRTPDLGLLRYVDVVEATRLLKKIYAGTCGPHMNGFTLAKKILRAGYFTEKENIHYIQKCHECQIHGDFIWIPAK, via the coding sequence atggctgaatatgaagcgtGCATCCTTGGGATCAGAATAGTAGTCGACATGAACGTAAAAGAACTCTTGGTCATAGGAGATTTTGATCTATTGATACACCAAGTCCAAGGGGAATGGTTCACCAAAAATGTCAAGATACTTCCATACATGCACTACATGAAGgagctatgcaagaagttcacGAAGATTAATTTCAAGCACGTCCCcggaattcagaatgagttcgctgACGCCCTTGTAACTATATCATGCATGAttcagcatccagacaagaataaCATCGATTTTATCGAGGTAGAGATCAGGGATCAGCATGACTATTTCTTCCATGTAGGTGAAGAGCCATATAGtaagccatggtatcatgacatcaggAAATTCCTTGCAACTAGAGAATATCTGGAGAATTCTACTAATGGTCAAAAGCGAGCCCTCATGAGATTGGCGAACCACTTTTTCCTAAATGGGGAAGTCCTGTACAAGAGGACCCCAGATTTAGGTTTGTTGAGATATGTAGATGTTGTAGAAGCCACCAGgttattgaaaaaaatatatgcaGGAacgtgcggaccccacatgaatgggttcACATTAGCCAAGAAGATCTTGAGAGCTGGATACTTTACGGAAAAAGAAAATATCCACTACATACAGAAGTGTCACGAGTGCCAGATTCATGGGGATTTCATCTGGATTCCCGCCAAATGA